A genome region from Mycolicibacterium litorale includes the following:
- a CDS encoding aminodeoxychorismate synthase component I, which produces MRIERLGGLGDAPAVLAAVGRGGSALGLPPPAALLGDWFGSSAVIAPSVRIAAVEVAEVFDVPAAAGNAVGGGWFGYLSYPDPGADGLGPRVPVAAGGWSDCVLRRDHDACWWYESLSGAAPAAWLLESVRTPPMPSDYEIDWVAPDRDTHRRGVTDCLAAIAAGEVYQACVCTQFVGRLRGTPLDFFVDTAARTTPARAAYLAGDWGAVASLSPELFLRRRATAVTSSPIKGTLPSWADPSALRASVKDVAENIMIVDLVRNDLGRIAATGTVTVPELLAVRPAPGVWHLVSTVTAEVPVDVPMAEVLAATFPPASVTGTPKGRARGLLRTWEPNRRGIYCGTIGLASPAAGCELNVAIRTVEFAASGSAVLGVGGGITADSDPDREWEECLHKAAPVVGAASPFPQGDRVVVVNPV; this is translated from the coding sequence GTGCGAATCGAGCGGCTCGGCGGCCTTGGCGACGCGCCCGCGGTGCTGGCCGCCGTGGGCAGGGGCGGTTCCGCGCTCGGGCTCCCACCGCCGGCCGCGCTGCTCGGTGACTGGTTCGGCTCCAGCGCCGTCATCGCACCGTCGGTTCGCATCGCGGCGGTGGAGGTGGCCGAGGTGTTCGACGTCCCGGCCGCCGCCGGGAACGCCGTCGGCGGAGGGTGGTTCGGCTACCTGTCCTACCCCGATCCCGGCGCCGACGGCCTCGGACCGCGCGTCCCCGTCGCGGCGGGCGGATGGTCGGACTGTGTGCTGCGTCGCGACCACGACGCATGCTGGTGGTACGAAAGCCTCAGCGGCGCAGCGCCTGCCGCATGGCTGCTCGAATCCGTCCGGACACCGCCGATGCCGTCGGATTACGAGATCGACTGGGTCGCACCGGATCGCGACACCCATCGCCGCGGCGTGACCGACTGCCTCGCCGCGATCGCCGCGGGCGAGGTCTACCAGGCCTGCGTGTGCACTCAGTTCGTCGGCCGCCTGCGCGGCACCCCGCTGGACTTCTTCGTCGACACTGCGGCGCGCACCACCCCCGCCCGCGCCGCCTACCTCGCCGGCGACTGGGGCGCGGTGGCGTCACTGTCACCGGAACTGTTCCTGCGCCGCCGCGCGACGGCGGTGACGTCGAGCCCGATCAAGGGCACGCTGCCGTCGTGGGCGGATCCGTCTGCGTTACGCGCGTCGGTCAAGGACGTCGCGGAGAACATCATGATCGTCGATCTGGTCCGCAACGACCTCGGCCGCATCGCGGCCACCGGAACGGTGACCGTGCCCGAGCTGCTGGCGGTGCGACCCGCACCCGGCGTGTGGCATCTGGTGTCGACGGTCACCGCGGAGGTCCCGGTCGACGTCCCGATGGCAGAGGTGCTCGCCGCCACGTTCCCACCGGCGTCGGTCACCGGCACCCCGAAGGGCAGGGCACGCGGCCTGCTTCGGACATGGGAGCCGAACCGACGCGGAATCTACTGCGGCACAATCGGTCTCGCCTCACCTGCTGCGGGGTGCGAACTGAACGTGGCGATCCGGACCGTGGAGTTCGCCGCCAGCGGATCCGCGGTGCTCGGCGTCGGCGGCGGCATCACCGCCGACTCCGATCCGGACCGCGAATGGGAGGAGTGCCTGCACAAGGCCGCGCCCGTCGTCGGGGCCGCCTCGCCGTTTCCGCAGGGCGACCGAGTTGTGGTAGTCAACCCGGTATGA
- the rsmI gene encoding 16S rRNA (cytidine(1402)-2'-O)-methyltransferase translates to MTAGRLLLGATPLGQPGDASKRLVAALARADIVAAEDTRRVRQLAQSLEVRPAGRVLSLFDQNEASRVPALVEAIKSGATVLVVSDAGMPLINDPGYRLVTACVEAGLPVSCLPGPSAVTTALAVSGLPSDRFCFEGFPPRKHAARLAWFQALTTEQRTCVFFESPRRLPDTLRDAADALGGDRRVVVCRELTKTHEEVKRGTLAELADWAADGVLGEITVVLAGAVPNADLDSLVADVEDRVAAGARVKDACAEVVAATPGAPSKRDLYDAVLRSRA, encoded by the coding sequence ATGACCGCCGGACGTCTGCTGCTCGGCGCCACCCCGCTCGGCCAGCCCGGCGACGCCTCGAAACGGCTGGTGGCGGCTCTGGCGCGCGCCGACATCGTGGCCGCGGAGGACACCCGCCGGGTGCGCCAGCTGGCGCAGTCACTGGAGGTGCGGCCCGCGGGCCGGGTGCTGAGCCTGTTCGACCAGAACGAGGCATCCCGGGTGCCGGCGCTGGTCGAGGCGATCAAGTCCGGCGCGACGGTGCTGGTGGTCAGCGACGCCGGTATGCCGCTGATCAACGATCCGGGCTACCGCCTGGTCACCGCGTGCGTGGAGGCCGGCCTGCCGGTCAGCTGCCTGCCGGGCCCCTCGGCGGTGACGACGGCGCTGGCGGTGTCCGGTCTGCCGTCGGACCGGTTCTGCTTCGAGGGGTTCCCGCCGCGCAAGCACGCTGCCCGGCTGGCGTGGTTCCAGGCGCTGACCACCGAGCAGCGCACCTGCGTGTTCTTCGAGTCACCCCGGCGGCTGCCCGACACCCTGCGCGACGCCGCCGACGCGCTGGGCGGTGACCGCAGGGTCGTGGTCTGCCGCGAGCTGACCAAGACCCACGAGGAGGTCAAACGCGGTACGCTGGCCGAACTCGCCGACTGGGCGGCCGACGGGGTGCTGGGGGAGATCACCGTCGTGCTGGCGGGCGCGGTACCCAACGCCGATCTGGACTCCCTCGTCGCCGACGTCGAGGACCGCGTCGCCGCGGGCGCGCGGGTCAAGGACGCGTGCGCCGAGGTGGTCGCCGCCACCCCCGGCGCGCCGTCGAAACGCGACCTCTACGACGCCGTGCTGCGCTCGCGCGCCTAG
- a CDS encoding dolichyl-phosphate-mannose--protein mannosyltransferase, whose product MTAPATEAPRAVPVISPAPLVPVADFGPVDRLQGWAMTAVITALAAITRFLNLGSPTDAGTPIFDEKHYAPQAWQVLHNHGVEDNPGYGLVVHPPVGKQLIAIGEALFGYNGLGWRFSGAVCGVVLVLLVARIARRISRSTAVGGIAGLLLIADGVSFVTSRTALLDGFLTVFVVAAFGALMVDRDQVRERMHVALLEGRIAETPWGPRLGVRWWRFGAGVLLGLACATKWSGLYFVVFFGVMTLALDIAARRQYRVTRPWVGVLRRDLGPAVYALGLIPFAVYLASYTPWFASETGVNRHEAGQSIGEDSAWPIPDAVRSLWHYTYAAYRFHSGLTNSDGNHHPWESKPWTWPMSLRPVLYAIDNQDVPGCGAQSCVKAVMLVGTPAMWFIAVPMLGWAVWRTFVRRDWRYAVVLTGYAAGFLPWFADIDRQMYFFYAAVMAPFLIMAIALILGDILHAPRQNAERRTLGLMVVAGYVALVITNFAWLFPILTGIPISQSTWNMQIWLPSWR is encoded by the coding sequence GTGACCGCCCCCGCCACCGAAGCACCGCGCGCGGTCCCCGTCATCAGCCCGGCCCCGCTGGTACCGGTCGCCGACTTCGGACCCGTCGACCGGTTGCAGGGCTGGGCGATGACCGCCGTCATCACCGCGCTCGCCGCGATCACCCGGTTCCTCAACCTCGGCTCGCCCACCGACGCCGGCACCCCGATCTTCGACGAGAAGCACTACGCGCCGCAGGCCTGGCAGGTGCTGCACAACCACGGCGTCGAGGACAACCCCGGCTACGGGCTGGTGGTGCATCCGCCGGTCGGCAAACAGCTGATCGCGATCGGTGAGGCGCTGTTCGGCTACAACGGGCTGGGCTGGCGGTTCTCCGGCGCGGTGTGCGGGGTGGTGCTGGTCCTGCTGGTGGCGCGGATCGCGCGGCGGATCAGCCGGTCGACGGCGGTCGGCGGGATCGCCGGGCTGCTGCTGATCGCCGACGGCGTGTCGTTCGTGACCTCGCGGACGGCGCTGCTCGACGGCTTTCTCACGGTGTTCGTGGTCGCGGCGTTCGGCGCGCTGATGGTCGACCGCGACCAGGTCCGCGAACGCATGCACGTCGCGCTGCTCGAGGGCCGCATCGCGGAGACGCCGTGGGGGCCGCGGCTCGGCGTGCGGTGGTGGCGGTTCGGCGCGGGCGTGCTGCTCGGGCTGGCCTGCGCGACGAAGTGGTCGGGACTGTACTTCGTGGTGTTCTTCGGCGTGATGACGCTGGCGCTCGACATCGCGGCCCGCCGCCAGTACCGGGTGACGCGGCCGTGGGTGGGGGTGCTGCGGCGCGACCTCGGACCTGCGGTCTACGCGCTGGGGCTGATCCCGTTCGCGGTGTACCTCGCGTCGTACACGCCGTGGTTCGCCTCCGAGACGGGGGTGAACCGGCATGAGGCGGGACAGTCCATCGGCGAGGACAGCGCGTGGCCGATCCCCGATGCGGTGCGCTCACTGTGGCACTACACCTACGCGGCCTACCGGTTCCACTCCGGCCTGACGAACTCCGACGGCAACCACCACCCGTGGGAGTCGAAGCCGTGGACGTGGCCGATGTCGCTGCGGCCCGTGCTCTACGCGATCGACAACCAGGACGTGCCGGGCTGCGGCGCGCAGTCGTGCGTGAAGGCGGTGATGCTGGTCGGTACGCCGGCGATGTGGTTCATCGCGGTGCCAATGCTGGGCTGGGCGGTGTGGCGGACCTTCGTGCGGCGCGACTGGCGATACGCGGTGGTGCTGACCGGTTATGCGGCGGGTTTCCTGCCGTGGTTCGCCGACATCGACCGGCAGATGTATTTCTTCTACGCGGCCGTGATGGCGCCCTTCCTGATCATGGCTATCGCGTTGATCCTCGGCGACATCCTGCACGCGCCGCGGCAGAACGCCGAGCGACGAACGCTGGGGCTGATGGTGGTCGCCGGCTATGTGGCGCTGGTGATCACGAACTTCGCGTGGCTCTTCCCGATCCTGACCGGCATTCCGATCAGCCAGTCGACGTGGAACATGCAGATCTGGCTGCCGAGCTGGCGCTAG
- a CDS encoding RNA polymerase sigma-70 factor, translated as MNEHAERFTLLRPLLFTIAYEILGSATEADDVLQESYLRWAEVDLAGVQDTKAYLAQLVTRQALNALRAQTRRREDYIGPWLPEPLLVESKDASADVVLAESVSMAMLVVLETLTPDERAVFVLREVFGFSHDEIAAAVGRSVASVRQMAHRARENVQSRRKRFEPVDPQTSAEITMRFFAAASTGDVDGLMELLAPDVVWTADSAGKRSAARRPVTGAERVSKLILGLLRVAGEEGRLEPAVYNNAPALKLYLGDSFEGIVTVEVADGKISHFYAMRNPDKLTGVDIPRAISR; from the coding sequence GTGAACGAGCACGCCGAACGGTTCACGCTGCTGCGACCGCTGCTGTTCACGATCGCCTACGAGATCCTGGGCAGCGCAACGGAAGCCGATGACGTGCTGCAGGAGAGCTACCTGCGCTGGGCGGAGGTGGACCTGGCAGGAGTGCAGGACACCAAGGCCTACCTCGCCCAGCTCGTCACCCGCCAAGCCCTCAACGCGCTGCGGGCCCAGACCCGCAGGCGTGAGGACTACATCGGCCCGTGGCTGCCCGAACCACTGCTGGTCGAGAGCAAGGACGCCTCGGCGGACGTGGTGCTCGCCGAATCGGTGTCCATGGCGATGCTCGTGGTGCTCGAAACCCTCACTCCCGACGAGCGCGCGGTCTTCGTGCTGCGCGAGGTGTTCGGGTTCAGTCACGACGAGATCGCCGCTGCCGTGGGCAGATCGGTGGCGTCGGTGCGCCAGATGGCGCACCGCGCCCGCGAAAACGTCCAGTCACGGCGCAAGCGGTTCGAACCGGTGGACCCGCAGACGTCGGCCGAGATCACCATGCGCTTCTTCGCCGCCGCCTCGACCGGTGACGTCGACGGCCTGATGGAGCTGTTGGCGCCCGACGTGGTGTGGACCGCCGACAGTGCGGGCAAGCGCAGCGCGGCGCGCCGCCCGGTCACCGGTGCCGAACGCGTCAGCAAGCTGATCCTCGGACTGCTCCGCGTCGCCGGCGAAGAAGGGCGCCTCGAACCCGCCGTGTACAACAACGCGCCGGCACTGAAGCTGTACCTCGGCGACAGTTTCGAGGGCATCGTCACCGTCGAGGTCGCCGACGGCAAGATCAGCCACTTCTACGCGATGCGCAACCCCGACAAGCTCACCGGCGTCGACATCCCACGGGCGATCAGCCGCTGA
- a CDS encoding PE-PPE domain-containing protein has translation MVRSSARSLAMVIGAVFGVLAIGWSVTLGSAAQLLAAATVLAMGGTQHPLIDAQGDYADDPAFVSDYLDDAVRVYVAPSGVGGSTDPDDYQAVAVHTPEEFGPIFGTMTFDDSVDAGVANLDNCIQGPSCVARAESGEPVMNPAPPFVVYGYSQSAVIATLEKRRLIEQYGDSDTAPDVSFVLLANPNRPNGGVMQRFEGLYIPMLDVTFNGSTPTDSQFTTIDVARQYDGWADFPAYPLNIVATANALLGIYYLHGDYWSEGVGTPLTQGTVGDTTYYMIPTERLPLLMPLEQLGVPSPILTALDAPLRVIVEFGYDRDPDHVGTPTRAGLIPIINPITGVTNLVIAIPTGLDDAAAEAAGDTDFRPLGTTPVTSPYGVGGEELGAPLPAPEPAPTARTAPKDAAAAAPIEPEPIVAEHDSDEPPAPKAPIVDRPRTGILRNLVPPRRDTSSEAPAERRRPLKTIIDRVTGRNDEAQEPAGAEGGEPQSETRSDPDAA, from the coding sequence ATGGTTCGCAGTTCTGCGCGTTCGCTGGCAATGGTCATCGGCGCGGTGTTCGGAGTTCTGGCAATCGGATGGTCGGTGACGCTCGGCTCGGCGGCGCAGTTGCTCGCCGCAGCCACGGTGCTGGCGATGGGCGGGACACAACATCCGCTGATCGACGCCCAGGGTGACTACGCCGACGATCCCGCGTTCGTCTCCGACTACCTCGACGACGCGGTCCGGGTGTACGTCGCGCCGAGCGGCGTCGGTGGGTCCACCGACCCCGACGACTACCAGGCTGTCGCGGTGCACACGCCCGAGGAGTTCGGCCCCATCTTCGGCACCATGACGTTCGACGACTCGGTGGACGCGGGCGTCGCCAACCTCGACAACTGCATCCAGGGCCCGTCGTGCGTGGCGCGAGCCGAGTCGGGCGAGCCGGTCATGAACCCCGCTCCTCCGTTCGTGGTCTACGGCTACTCCCAGAGTGCGGTGATCGCGACCCTCGAGAAGCGCAGGCTGATCGAGCAGTACGGCGATTCGGATACCGCACCCGACGTCTCGTTCGTCTTGCTCGCCAACCCGAACCGACCCAACGGCGGCGTCATGCAGCGGTTCGAGGGTCTCTACATCCCGATGCTCGACGTCACCTTCAACGGGTCGACGCCGACGGACAGCCAGTTCACGACGATCGACGTCGCGCGCCAGTACGACGGTTGGGCCGACTTCCCGGCCTATCCGCTGAACATTGTGGCCACGGCCAACGCGCTGCTCGGCATCTACTACCTGCACGGCGACTACTGGAGCGAGGGTGTCGGTACCCCGCTGACGCAGGGGACCGTGGGCGACACCACCTACTACATGATCCCCACCGAGCGCCTGCCGCTGCTGATGCCGCTCGAGCAACTCGGAGTGCCGTCGCCGATCCTGACGGCGCTGGACGCACCGCTGCGCGTCATCGTCGAATTCGGTTACGACCGCGACCCCGACCACGTCGGCACCCCGACGCGTGCCGGCCTCATCCCGATCATCAATCCGATCACCGGCGTCACCAACCTGGTGATCGCGATCCCGACCGGTCTCGACGACGCCGCGGCGGAAGCGGCCGGGGACACCGACTTCCGGCCCCTCGGCACGACCCCGGTGACCAGCCCGTACGGCGTGGGCGGTGAAGAACTCGGTGCGCCGTTGCCGGCGCCGGAGCCCGCGCCGACGGCGCGGACCGCGCCGAAGGACGCGGCGGCTGCGGCGCCGATCGAACCCGAACCGATTGTCGCCGAGCACGACTCCGACGAGCCACCGGCTCCGAAGGCGCCCATCGTCGACCGCCCACGAACGGGCATCCTCCGCAACCTGGTGCCGCCGCGCCGCGACACCTCCTCGGAGGCTCCCGCTGAGCGGCGCCGTCCGCTCAAGACCATCATCGACCGGGTCACCGGGCGCAACGATGAGGCGCAGGAGCCCGCGGGAGCCGAGGGCGGAGAACCGCAGTCCGAGACGCGAAGCGACCCGGACGCCGCCTGA
- a CDS encoding alpha-ketoglutarate-dependent dioxygenase AlkB: protein MELALQGSLFEHADRRILGNGAWLDVRSGWLTDADTLFDELREVIPWRAERRQMYDRVLDVPRLLSFHNLVDGEAPHPRLKQMRRRLNDTYGGELGEPFTTAGLCLYRDGNDSVAWHGDNIGRSSTEDTMVAIVGLGATRVFALRPRGGGPSLRIQHHHGDLLVMGGSCQRTWEHAIPKTSRPTGPRISIQFRPHNVR from the coding sequence ATGGAGCTGGCTCTACAGGGCTCGCTTTTCGAGCACGCAGACCGCCGCATACTCGGTAACGGCGCCTGGCTCGACGTGCGGTCGGGCTGGCTCACCGACGCCGACACCCTCTTCGACGAACTACGCGAGGTCATCCCGTGGCGCGCCGAGCGCAGGCAGATGTACGACCGGGTACTCGACGTGCCGCGGCTGCTCAGCTTCCACAACCTGGTCGACGGCGAGGCGCCCCATCCGCGGCTCAAACAGATGCGGCGCCGCCTCAACGACACCTACGGCGGCGAACTCGGTGAACCGTTCACCACGGCCGGTCTGTGCCTCTACCGCGACGGCAACGACAGCGTCGCCTGGCACGGCGACAACATCGGCCGCAGCAGCACCGAGGACACGATGGTCGCGATCGTCGGCCTGGGCGCCACCCGGGTCTTCGCGCTGCGCCCGCGCGGCGGCGGCCCGTCCCTGCGCATCCAGCACCACCACGGCGACCTGCTGGTGATGGGCGGATCCTGCCAGCGCACCTGGGAACACGCGATCCCGAAGACGTCGCGGCCCACCGGCCCCCGGATCAGCATCCAGTTCCGGCCGCACAACGTCCGCTGA
- a CDS encoding DUF1330 domain-containing protein — translation MSEPTDKPADVGPMPLPALTDFPSDQPVVMVNLLKFAEPDGLASYQRYGAAVMPFLERVGASIVYGGTSPAFVIGEEGSPWWDVILVVEYPTPSAFLEMVTSEEYNAIHVHRAQALERAELIATSHWPLTAS, via the coding sequence ATGAGTGAACCGACCGACAAGCCCGCCGACGTCGGCCCGATGCCGCTTCCCGCGCTGACCGACTTCCCGTCCGATCAGCCCGTCGTGATGGTGAACCTGCTCAAGTTCGCTGAACCCGACGGGCTCGCGAGCTATCAGCGCTACGGCGCCGCGGTGATGCCGTTCCTCGAGCGGGTCGGCGCGTCGATCGTCTACGGCGGCACCTCCCCGGCCTTCGTCATCGGCGAGGAGGGCAGCCCGTGGTGGGACGTCATCCTCGTCGTCGAATACCCGACCCCGTCGGCGTTCCTCGAGATGGTCACCAGCGAGGAGTACAACGCCATCCACGTGCACCGGGCGCAGGCGCTCGAACGCGCCGAGCTGATCGCGACCTCGCACTGGCCGCTCACCGCGTCCTAG
- a CDS encoding DUF5642 family protein has protein sequence MRRFAAGVAAALSVASCGQPPPPAPAPPPTAAAGPIDPSRMNRARYELPSDYEVADVSGRIAPVAQWGYGPDWSADPPQCGALADPPADPASVRGWSASGPGGIVFAVAAAGAAPADPTLLAECGTWTMVAGPTTGTVRLADPPEVSGVVVSGMVADTLTVVEGGTETRSHAQTFVANEGVNIVYVTVVTDPGSPHPPLGAEFAADLLTRTVAALRS, from the coding sequence GTGCGCCGCTTCGCGGCCGGTGTGGCCGCCGCCCTGAGCGTGGCCTCTTGCGGTCAACCGCCGCCGCCGGCGCCCGCCCCGCCGCCGACCGCGGCAGCAGGCCCCATCGATCCGTCCCGTATGAACCGCGCGCGCTACGAACTCCCGTCGGACTACGAGGTCGCCGACGTGAGCGGGCGCATCGCGCCGGTGGCGCAGTGGGGGTATGGGCCGGACTGGTCGGCGGATCCGCCGCAGTGCGGCGCGCTGGCAGACCCGCCGGCTGATCCGGCGAGCGTCCGAGGCTGGTCGGCGTCAGGCCCCGGCGGAATCGTCTTCGCGGTGGCGGCGGCCGGTGCGGCGCCTGCCGACCCCACCCTGCTGGCCGAATGCGGCACGTGGACCATGGTGGCCGGCCCCACGACCGGCACCGTCCGCCTAGCCGATCCGCCCGAGGTGAGCGGGGTCGTCGTCTCCGGCATGGTCGCCGACACGCTCACCGTCGTCGAGGGTGGCACGGAGACACGCTCGCACGCACAGACTTTCGTCGCCAACGAGGGGGTCAACATCGTGTACGTCACCGTCGTCACCGATCCCGGCTCGCCGCACCCGCCGCTCGGTGCCGAGTTCGCCGCAGATCTGTTGACCCGGACGGTGGCCGCGTTGCGCAGTTGA
- a CDS encoding DUF5642 family protein has protein sequence MFHPRVMAAVACAGVLAGCGSTAATEPNEPEADIARVSQVKSTFGNEFQYRDIAPTGIDPKLLQPQKMPPGLTFRPPECAAFAEGQLPEADLKGNMAAATAEGEGNRFIALAVETNEPVPVPEPGDACKKVEFGGAALRGLVEVVEAPQIDGVQTAATHRVLQTVVAGAPRTGELYNYTARFGPYMVIVTANPLVIPNKPVAPVNTERARQLLVDAVAAVRG, from the coding sequence ATGTTCCACCCACGAGTGATGGCGGCCGTCGCATGCGCCGGTGTGCTGGCCGGATGCGGCTCCACTGCGGCGACCGAACCGAACGAGCCCGAGGCGGACATCGCCCGCGTCTCGCAGGTCAAGTCGACGTTCGGCAACGAGTTCCAGTACCGCGACATCGCGCCGACGGGTATCGACCCCAAACTGCTGCAACCGCAGAAGATGCCGCCCGGCTTGACCTTTCGCCCGCCCGAGTGCGCGGCGTTCGCCGAAGGTCAGCTGCCCGAGGCGGATCTGAAGGGCAACATGGCCGCGGCGACCGCCGAGGGTGAGGGCAACCGGTTCATCGCCCTGGCCGTCGAGACCAACGAACCTGTTCCGGTCCCCGAACCGGGCGATGCCTGCAAGAAGGTCGAATTCGGTGGCGCCGCGCTGCGAGGGCTGGTCGAGGTGGTGGAGGCACCGCAGATCGATGGCGTGCAGACCGCCGCCACCCATCGCGTCCTGCAGACCGTGGTCGCGGGCGCACCGCGAACCGGCGAGTTGTACAACTACACCGCGCGGTTCGGGCCGTACATGGTGATCGTGACGGCGAACCCGTTGGTGATCCCGAACAAGCCGGTCGCGCCGGTGAACACCGAGCGGGCCCGTCAGCTGCTGGTCGACGCGGTCGCCGCCGTGCGGGGCTGA
- the arcA gene encoding arginine deiminase, whose product MLDVTLGCDSEVGTLRAVILHRPGAELQRLTPRNNDALLFDGLPWVSRAQDEHDAFAELLRSRGVEVLLLAELLTEALSSGAARMHGIAAAVDPRRLGIPLAQELSAYLRTLDAAQLAHVLVAGMTFNELPFAASELSLVRRMHHGGDFVIDPLPNLLFTRDSSFWIGPRVAITSLALPARSRETSLTDLIYAHHPRFLGVRRAYESRSAPVEGGDVLLLAPGVVAVGVGERTTPAGAEALARSLFDDDLAHTVLAVPIAQERAQMHLDTVCTMVDVDAVVMYPNVVDTLSAFMIRRNGDGGVRIDDAAPFVTAAADAMGIDRLRVIDTGLDPVTAEREQWDDGNNTLALAPGVVAAYERNTETNARLIDSGIEVLPIAASELGTGRGGPRCMSCPAARDPL is encoded by the coding sequence GTGCTAGATGTGACATTGGGCTGCGATTCCGAGGTCGGCACGCTGCGGGCCGTCATCCTGCACCGCCCCGGCGCGGAACTGCAGCGGTTGACGCCGCGCAACAACGACGCGCTGCTGTTCGACGGGCTGCCGTGGGTGTCGCGCGCGCAGGACGAGCACGACGCGTTCGCCGAACTGCTGCGCTCGCGCGGTGTCGAGGTGCTGCTGCTGGCGGAGCTGCTGACCGAGGCGCTCTCCAGCGGGGCGGCGCGGATGCACGGCATCGCCGCCGCCGTCGATCCCCGTCGGTTGGGAATTCCTCTCGCACAGGAACTCTCGGCCTACCTGCGCACCCTCGACGCCGCGCAGTTGGCGCACGTGCTGGTGGCGGGGATGACGTTCAACGAGTTGCCGTTCGCGGCGAGCGAGCTGTCGCTGGTGCGGCGGATGCACCACGGCGGGGACTTCGTGATCGACCCGCTGCCGAACCTGCTGTTCACCCGGGACTCGTCGTTCTGGATCGGTCCGCGGGTGGCCATCACGTCGCTGGCGCTGCCCGCCCGGTCGAGGGAGACGTCGCTGACCGATCTGATCTACGCCCACCATCCGCGCTTCCTGGGTGTGCGGCGGGCGTACGAATCGCGGTCGGCCCCGGTCGAAGGCGGTGACGTGCTACTGCTCGCTCCGGGCGTCGTCGCGGTCGGGGTGGGGGAGCGGACGACTCCTGCTGGCGCGGAGGCGTTGGCGCGCAGCCTGTTCGACGACGATCTGGCCCACACGGTGCTGGCGGTGCCCATCGCCCAGGAGCGGGCGCAGATGCACCTGGACACGGTCTGCACGATGGTCGACGTGGACGCCGTCGTGATGTACCCGAACGTGGTGGACACGCTGTCGGCGTTCATGATCCGCCGCAACGGCGACGGTGGGGTGCGGATCGACGATGCGGCGCCGTTCGTGACGGCTGCCGCCGACGCGATGGGGATCGACAGGTTGCGGGTGATCGACACGGGGCTGGATCCGGTGACCGCCGAACGCGAACAGTGGGACGACGGGAACAACACCCTCGCGCTGGCTCCCGGGGTGGTGGCCGCCTACGAGCGCAACACCGAAACCAATGCGCGGCTTATCGATTCGGGCATCGAGGTGTTGCCGATCGCCGCATCGGAGCTCGGCACCGGTCGAGGTGGGCCGCGCTGCATGTCGTGTCCCGCCGCCCGCGACCCGCTGTAG
- the soxR gene encoding redox-sensitive transcriptional activator SoxR — protein MDGHELTPSEMAARSGVAVSALHFYEREGLITSRRTAGNQRRYPRETLRRVAFIRMSQRLGIPLARIREALATLPTDRVPTSKDWAKLSASWREDLDERILHLQRLRDNLAGCIGCGCLSLKTCALANPGDVLAGTGPGPARL, from the coding sequence ATGGACGGCCACGAGCTGACTCCCAGCGAGATGGCGGCCCGTAGCGGGGTCGCGGTGTCGGCGCTGCACTTCTACGAACGCGAAGGACTCATCACCAGCAGGCGCACCGCGGGCAACCAGCGCCGGTACCCGCGCGAGACCCTGCGGCGCGTCGCGTTCATCCGCATGTCCCAGCGCCTCGGGATCCCGCTGGCCCGCATCCGCGAGGCGCTGGCCACCCTGCCGACCGACCGCGTGCCGACGAGCAAGGACTGGGCGAAGCTCTCCGCCAGCTGGCGGGAGGATCTCGACGAGCGGATCCTGCACCTGCAGCGATTGCGCGACAACCTCGCGGGCTGCATCGGCTGCGGCTGCCTGAGCCTCAAGACGTGCGCGCTCGCCAACCCGGGCGACGTCCTCGCCGGCACCGGACCCGGTCCCGCTCGCCTCTGA